A genome region from Chengkuizengella sp. SCS-71B includes the following:
- a CDS encoding glucose-6-phosphate isomerase gives MKKFQFDYSNAQPYLQQHEVDNLENAVQLAHNQLHEKTGAGSDYLGWIDLPTNYDKEEFLRIGKAAAKIQSDSEVLVVIGIGGSYLGARAAIEMLSHHFYNNLTKDIRKTPEVYFAGNNISSTYITHLLELIGDRDFSVNVISKSGTTTEPAIAFRIFREVLENKYGKEEARKRIYATTDKEKGALKKLSAEEGYETFVIPDDVGGRYSVLTAVGLLPIATAGINIEDMMKGAADAQKEFSNPVLKENVSYQYAAVRNALYRKGKAIEILVNYEPSLHYVSEWWKQLYGESEGKDHKGIYPASVDFSADLHSMGQFIQEGTRNLFETVIQVEKPTHEIEITSDKDNLDGLNFLTGKTMDFVNKKAFQGTMLAHTDGGVPNLIITIPEISPYWFGYLAYFFEKACGISGYLMGVNPFDQPGVEAYKKNMFALLGKPGFEKEKEELESRLTE, from the coding sequence TTGAAAAAGTTTCAATTTGATTACAGTAATGCTCAACCATACTTACAACAACACGAAGTCGATAATTTAGAAAATGCTGTTCAATTAGCACACAATCAGCTGCATGAAAAAACGGGAGCAGGATCTGATTACTTAGGTTGGATAGATCTACCTACAAATTATGATAAAGAAGAATTCTTGCGGATTGGGAAAGCGGCAGCAAAGATCCAATCAGATTCTGAAGTACTAGTAGTTATCGGTATCGGAGGTTCTTATTTAGGTGCTAGAGCAGCGATTGAAATGCTCTCACATCATTTTTATAACAACCTGACAAAGGACATTCGTAAAACACCAGAGGTTTATTTTGCAGGGAATAACATTAGTTCTACATATATAACACATTTATTGGAGCTTATCGGAGATCGTGATTTTTCAGTCAATGTGATTTCTAAATCAGGAACTACAACGGAACCGGCAATTGCTTTCCGTATTTTTCGTGAAGTATTAGAAAATAAATATGGTAAAGAGGAAGCGCGAAAACGCATTTATGCAACAACTGATAAGGAAAAAGGAGCTCTGAAAAAGTTATCTGCGGAAGAAGGTTATGAAACCTTTGTCATTCCTGATGATGTTGGTGGGAGATATTCCGTTTTAACGGCAGTGGGATTATTACCAATAGCAACGGCGGGCATTAATATAGAAGATATGATGAAAGGTGCTGCTGATGCACAGAAGGAATTTAGCAATCCAGTTCTGAAAGAAAATGTAAGCTATCAGTATGCAGCGGTTAGAAATGCTTTATATCGTAAAGGTAAGGCAATTGAAATTTTGGTGAATTATGAGCCTTCCCTACATTATGTTTCTGAATGGTGGAAGCAGTTATATGGAGAAAGCGAGGGGAAAGATCATAAAGGGATCTATCCTGCATCCGTAGATTTCTCTGCTGATTTACATTCTATGGGGCAATTTATACAAGAAGGAACTAGAAACCTGTTTGAAACCGTCATTCAAGTTGAGAAACCGACTCATGAAATCGAAATCACTTCAGATAAAGACAACTTAGATGGATTAAACTTTTTAACTGGGAAAACTATGGACTTTGTAAACAAAAAGGCGTTTCAAGGTACGATGTTAGCACATACAGATGGTGGGGTACCTAACTTAATCATAACAATTCCTGAAATCTCTCCTTATTGGTTTGGTTACTTAGCTTACTTCTTTGAAAAAGCGTGCGGTATTAGCGGATATTTAATGGGAGTAAATCCATTTGATCAGCCTGGAGTAGAAGCATACAAGAAGAATATGTTTGCTCTATTAGGAAAACCAGGATTTGAAAAAGAAAAAGAAGAATTGGAATCCCGCTTAACTGAATAA
- a CDS encoding YigZ family protein, giving the protein MELDLYKTLKQSGSDEVVIKKSRFIGHATPVTSEEEALEFIAKIRKKHSAATHNCFAYMVGERDQFQKQSDDGEPSGTAGKPILEVIKNQDLKNIAVVVTRYYGGVMLGAGGLIRAYTEGAVVGIKASQPIYNKLHQEVNIEVDYTWHGKVENELRNRDMMIRDILFTDKVTLVCLPLAAEAEQFIANMVDFTQGKGNVTRGEQLYIDHSIHE; this is encoded by the coding sequence ATGGAATTAGATTTATATAAAACATTGAAACAATCAGGATCAGATGAGGTTGTCATCAAAAAATCTAGGTTTATCGGTCATGCAACACCCGTAACATCTGAGGAAGAAGCGCTTGAGTTTATAGCTAAAATTCGAAAAAAACATTCTGCTGCTACGCATAACTGCTTTGCATATATGGTTGGAGAAAGAGATCAATTTCAGAAACAGTCGGATGATGGAGAGCCAAGTGGAACTGCAGGTAAACCCATTTTGGAAGTAATTAAGAATCAAGATTTGAAAAATATTGCGGTTGTTGTTACAAGATATTATGGTGGAGTTATGCTTGGAGCTGGAGGTCTTATTCGAGCTTATACAGAAGGAGCAGTTGTTGGAATTAAAGCGTCACAACCTATTTACAACAAGCTTCATCAAGAAGTTAACATAGAGGTGGATTATACTTGGCATGGAAAAGTTGAGAATGAATTACGTAATCGTGATATGATGATAAGGGATATTTTATTTACAGATAAAGTAACGCTTGTATGTTTGCCACTTGCTGCTGAAGCTGAGCAGTTCATAGCAAATATGGTTGATTTTACACAAGGAAAAGGGAACGTTACTAGAGGTGAACAGTTATATATTGACCATTCTATTCATGAATAA
- a CDS encoding MFS transporter, whose product MNFRFWILIGIVAISGFNQGLLLPLIAIIFENDGVSSSINGLNAAALYIGILFITPFMEPQLRKYGYKPIIIFGGLLIIISLMLFPLWKTFWFWFLLRFIIGIGDHALHFSTQTWITTTSEANKRGRNISIYGLSFGVGLAVGPLMTPLVQFSEALPFMLSSLLCFITWMLIFILKNEFPEKTNDSDSFREMMNRFSKAWKYGWVAILPPLGYGFLEASLNGSFPVYGLRIGFNIENISLLLFAFALGAIVFQLPLGMISDKVGRRNVLITILLLGMISFLFASLLEHSLLALTICLFIAGMVVGSTFSLGISYMTDLLPKNLLPAGNLLCGVAYSVGSLAGPYFGGIVIQYFSSISFFHIVAIVLFLLLIAVISFREKSTKSDQLIYKNTVNNS is encoded by the coding sequence ATGAACTTTCGATTTTGGATACTCATTGGCATTGTAGCCATATCAGGATTTAATCAAGGATTACTACTTCCTTTAATAGCAATAATTTTTGAAAATGATGGTGTTTCTTCTTCTATTAATGGACTGAACGCAGCAGCTTTATATATTGGAATTTTATTTATTACACCATTTATGGAACCTCAATTAAGGAAATATGGATACAAACCGATTATTATTTTTGGAGGTTTGTTGATTATTATATCCTTGATGTTATTTCCGTTATGGAAAACATTTTGGTTTTGGTTTTTGCTGCGATTCATCATCGGCATTGGAGATCATGCTCTTCATTTTTCAACACAAACGTGGATTACTACAACATCAGAAGCAAATAAACGTGGACGGAATATCTCGATATATGGACTATCCTTTGGAGTTGGATTAGCAGTAGGACCTTTAATGACACCTCTTGTTCAATTCAGTGAGGCATTACCATTTATGCTGTCTTCATTATTATGTTTTATAACTTGGATGCTGATTTTTATATTAAAAAATGAATTTCCAGAGAAAACGAATGATTCTGATTCATTTAGAGAAATGATGAATCGATTTTCAAAAGCATGGAAGTATGGTTGGGTAGCAATTCTACCTCCTCTTGGATACGGCTTTTTAGAGGCTTCGTTAAATGGGAGTTTTCCAGTGTATGGACTACGTATTGGATTTAATATAGAAAATATATCACTTCTGCTTTTTGCATTTGCTTTGGGTGCGATTGTTTTTCAGCTTCCCTTAGGTATGATAAGCGACAAAGTTGGTAGAAGAAATGTACTAATTACGATTTTACTACTAGGGATGATTAGCTTTTTATTTGCTAGTTTACTAGAGCATTCATTATTGGCTCTAACGATTTGTTTGTTTATCGCAGGAATGGTTGTTGGCTCAACATTTTCACTAGGGATTAGTTATATGACTGATTTATTGCCTAAAAATTTATTGCCAGCAGGGAACTTGTTATGTGGTGTAGCGTATAGTGTAGGCAGCTTAGCAGGACCTTATTTTGGTGGCATTGTAATACAATACTTTAGTTCAATCAGCTTTTTTCACATCGTCGCCATTGTTTTGTTTTTATTATTGATTGCGGTCATATCTTTCAGAGAGAAGTCTACTAAATCTGATCAGCTTATTTATAAAAATACCGTGAACAATTCCTGA
- a CDS encoding glycosyl hydrolase, producing MKKLSMILLSLSLIFVVFPLTSLGFNGEVNVGQGSYSEVLPPGATNIQSAIYKTSNVTGPMPTNDWWSSTAFQAYSERQYPHPLAVWNQSNGLRIFNPSPEIEGLNGFIKGWMGETDGNDFTVGHSNVGAFPDTKVDSYSDWFVTNLFASGSNTMKVTYGHGSPYVYFTYSGGNPRLTFPGTPSVWSGNTNSPVLGITINNRHYALFGPSGSTWSGIGSSTLTNNLNGNDYFSIAALPDNSVSTLNKFTQYAYSHVTDTLVSWSYNENTSQVTTTYTYTTVQKQGSQTGTIFALYPHQWKNTSKSLLSYTYDSVRGMMKVAEGNSFQTNMTFTGVIPAIPDLGTYDMSVLAGYVNEAEDEVYSGLIDTYWVGKRLGKITTLATIADQVGDTTAANKFRNEIKDRLEDWFKASEPGGNLGSTEVFYYNDNWGTMFGYPDSYGSVTDLNDHHFHYGYFIRSAAEIARLDSNWSSTSNWGGMVDLLIRDIASDDRNDNMFPFLRNFDIYAGHSWASGNANFGDGNNNESSSEGMNAWTGMILWGEATGDTALRDLGIYLYTTEMNAINEYWFDVTGQNHHAGFNRETASMLWGGKTVGDGVWWTGNPEEIHGINWLPFQSGSLYLTQFPAYTELNYNALINENGGTNWDAWEDLIWMYRAIEDPADALSQYNARANVFTPEAGNSKANTYHWIHNLNAIGTVDTSITADYPLYAVFKKGSTMTYIAYNMSNSVKTVNFSDGTSIVVQPNSFNIGNGQADTTPPSQPTNVIVTTTTSSSISLSWNASTDNVGVTGYDVYRDGSLVGTSVTTSYTDNGLTANTTYSYTVIAKDGAGNSSTASSAVQGTTDQSNDQTPPSQPGNVVVTGTTSDSVSLSWSASTDNEGVIGYEVYRDGSLAGTSSTTSYTDNGLTANTTYSYTVIAKDAAGNSSTASSAVQATTSNAGSGNVIVENDYTIEMVETNANTALFKFTPTSGTSSFVDLHYKVNNGGQINVGTVNNGGVWEYSITGLNQGDVIDFWYTYTIGMPAYNSPHYQFTFGFGGGGQPDTTPPTTPSLNSTGQSDTTVDLSWSASTDNVGVTGYKVYRDGSEVGSTSSTSFQDTGLSSSTSYNYTVIALDAAGNESASSNTVTVTTDAPSGNTIIVTDNYTIEIQSLNSTSALFKFTPNAGSNFVDLHYTVDNGVQLNVATSNNGGTWEYTVNGLNAGSHVNFFYTFTIGTPAYDTPHYGYDH from the coding sequence TTGAAAAAGTTAAGTATGATTTTATTGTCATTATCCCTTATTTTTGTTGTTTTTCCATTAACATCTTTAGGTTTTAATGGTGAAGTGAATGTAGGTCAGGGGAGTTATTCTGAAGTCCTACCTCCAGGTGCAACGAACATACAATCAGCGATATATAAAACTTCGAATGTTACGGGACCAATGCCAACAAACGACTGGTGGAGCTCGACTGCTTTTCAAGCTTACTCCGAAAGACAATACCCGCATCCATTAGCTGTATGGAATCAATCAAATGGTCTAAGAATTTTTAACCCATCCCCAGAAATTGAAGGTTTAAATGGTTTTATCAAAGGCTGGATGGGAGAAACAGATGGGAATGATTTTACAGTTGGACATAGTAATGTTGGTGCGTTCCCAGATACCAAAGTAGATAGTTACAGTGATTGGTTTGTCACTAATTTATTTGCAAGTGGTTCCAATACGATGAAAGTAACTTATGGTCATGGATCTCCGTATGTTTATTTTACTTACTCAGGTGGAAACCCTAGATTAACGTTTCCTGGAACTCCATCAGTATGGTCTGGAAATACTAACAGCCCTGTCTTAGGGATTACGATCAATAATAGACACTATGCTTTATTTGGACCTTCAGGATCTACTTGGTCAGGGATCGGAAGTTCTACATTGACCAATAATTTAAATGGAAACGATTACTTCTCTATTGCCGCGCTTCCAGACAATTCAGTATCAACACTAAATAAATTTACTCAGTACGCGTATTCTCATGTTACAGATACATTGGTATCTTGGTCTTACAATGAAAATACGAGTCAGGTAACAACAACTTACACATATACTACAGTTCAAAAACAAGGGTCTCAAACAGGTACGATCTTTGCTCTATATCCTCATCAATGGAAAAATACTTCAAAATCATTATTAAGTTATACTTATGATTCAGTTCGTGGCATGATGAAGGTGGCAGAAGGGAACTCATTCCAAACGAATATGACGTTTACTGGAGTGATACCTGCTATTCCTGATTTAGGAACCTATGATATGTCTGTTTTAGCTGGATATGTAAATGAGGCTGAAGATGAAGTATATTCTGGTCTTATAGATACGTATTGGGTAGGAAAACGCTTAGGTAAAATCACTACCTTAGCGACGATAGCAGATCAAGTAGGGGATACTACCGCAGCAAATAAGTTTAGAAATGAGATTAAAGATAGATTAGAAGATTGGTTTAAAGCTAGTGAACCTGGTGGAAATTTAGGCAGTACAGAAGTGTTTTATTATAACGATAATTGGGGTACAATGTTTGGTTATCCAGATAGTTATGGATCTGTAACGGATTTAAACGATCATCATTTTCATTACGGTTATTTTATTCGTTCTGCTGCAGAAATTGCAAGGTTGGATTCAAACTGGTCATCAACATCCAATTGGGGAGGTATGGTAGATTTATTAATTCGTGATATCGCAAGTGATGATCGGAACGATAACATGTTTCCTTTCTTAAGAAATTTTGATATTTACGCGGGACATTCTTGGGCTTCGGGTAATGCCAACTTTGGAGATGGTAATAATAACGAATCTTCTTCGGAGGGCATGAACGCTTGGACAGGAATGATTTTATGGGGTGAAGCTACAGGTGATACGGCACTCCGTGATTTAGGGATTTACCTCTATACAACGGAAATGAATGCGATTAATGAATACTGGTTTGATGTGACAGGTCAAAATCATCATGCTGGCTTTAATCGAGAGACAGCGAGTATGTTATGGGGAGGAAAAACCGTTGGTGATGGTGTTTGGTGGACTGGGAACCCTGAAGAAATCCATGGCATCAACTGGCTCCCATTCCAATCTGGATCTTTATATTTAACGCAATTCCCGGCCTATACAGAATTGAACTACAATGCGTTGATTAATGAAAACGGGGGAACAAATTGGGATGCTTGGGAAGATCTCATTTGGATGTATCGAGCGATAGAAGACCCAGCCGATGCATTAAGTCAATACAATGCCAGAGCGAATGTCTTTACTCCAGAAGCAGGGAATTCTAAAGCCAATACTTATCATTGGATTCATAATTTAAATGCAATTGGTACAGTAGATACTTCTATAACAGCAGATTATCCTTTGTACGCTGTGTTTAAAAAAGGAAGTACAATGACGTATATTGCTTATAATATGTCTAATAGTGTGAAAACCGTAAACTTCTCAGATGGGACTTCCATCGTTGTTCAACCAAATAGCTTTAATATTGGCAATGGGCAAGCTGATACTACACCTCCAAGTCAACCAACGAATGTTATCGTTACCACAACCACTTCAAGCAGTATAAGTTTATCTTGGAATGCTTCAACAGATAATGTTGGTGTAACAGGATACGATGTGTATCGAGATGGCAGCTTAGTAGGAACATCAGTCACTACAAGTTATACTGATAATGGTTTAACAGCCAATACGACATATAGTTATACAGTGATTGCAAAGGACGGAGCTGGAAACTCCTCTACTGCAAGTAGTGCTGTTCAAGGTACAACAGATCAATCAAATGATCAGACCCCTCCAAGTCAACCAGGAAATGTAGTAGTCACAGGTACAACATCAGATAGTGTCAGTTTATCTTGGAGTGCATCCACAGATAATGAAGGAGTAATAGGTTATGAAGTATATCGAGATGGCAGCTTAGCAGGAACATCATCTACAACGAGTTATACTGATAATGGTTTAACAGCCAATACGACATATAGTTATACAGTTATTGCAAAGGATGCAGCAGGAAACTCCTCTACTGCTAGTAGTGCTGTTCAAGCAACAACTAGTAATGCTGGATCTGGAAACGTCATTGTTGAGAACGATTACACAATTGAAATGGTGGAAACAAACGCTAATACAGCTTTATTTAAATTCACTCCAACATCAGGAACATCCAGTTTTGTTGATTTGCATTATAAAGTGAACAATGGTGGACAAATCAATGTAGGGACAGTTAATAATGGTGGGGTATGGGAGTATTCTATTACAGGGCTGAATCAAGGAGATGTTATTGACTTCTGGTACACTTATACCATTGGTATGCCAGCATATAATTCACCTCATTATCAATTTACATTTGGTTTTGGAGGTGGGGGTCAGCCAGACACAACACCTCCTACAACACCATCATTAAACTCAACGGGTCAATCAGATACAACAGTAGATCTATCTTGGTCTGCATCAACGGATAATGTTGGAGTTACAGGATATAAGGTATATCGGGATGGATCAGAAGTAGGTTCAACATCTTCAACTTCATTCCAAGATACAGGACTTTCTTCTTCAACCTCGTATAATTACACTGTGATAGCTTTGGATGCTGCAGGAAATGAATCAGCATCAAGTAATACAGTAACAGTAACAACGGACGCTCCATCTGGAAATACGATTATTGTTACAGATAATTATACAATTGAAATACAAAGCTTAAACTCAACAAGTGCACTGTTTAAGTTTACACCAAATGCTGGATCTAACTTTGTAGACTTACATTATACTGTGGATAATGGGGTCCAACTTAATGTTGCGACTTCTAACAATGGCGGTACTTGGGAGTACACAGTGAATGGCTTAAACGCTGGCAGTCACGTAAACTTTTTCTATACATTTACCATTGGAACTCCAGCATATGATACTCCGCATTATGGATATGATCATTAA
- the rlmD gene encoding 23S rRNA (uracil(1939)-C(5))-methyltransferase RlmD, with amino-acid sequence MEKNKKKHITTSAAQELKTGELLVVTIKKIGINGEGVGYYKRKAVFVEGALPNEVVKAKVVQIQPNFIRAELVEIEQESEHRVKPHCSIYEECGGCQLQHLDYKEQLRVKEDIIRESFNRYTDKTKINIRPVIGMDDPWGYRNKAQYQVGFHKGSVQTGLYSARSHKLVDISGCPIHHPTINHIIEKTKKIVQELRIPIYDEKNNKGILKTIVVRTGFKSNENQLTLVTIKEQVPKMDQLIDLIRENIPEVSTIAQNINSAKTSIIFGKKTNILWGRRQIKESLGNVNFSLSPRAFFQLNPEQTIKLYNTVKKAVDIRGHEKIVDAYCGTGTISLWLAPYVKEVRGIEEIPEAINDAKKNAKLSGIDNVQFYAGKSENLLPKWMNQGFRPDVIVVDPPRAGCDYKLLQSVVRAKTKKFIYVSCNPSTLAKDSSYLLRNGYHLKWIQPVDMFPNTSQIESVAVFIKK; translated from the coding sequence ATGGAGAAAAATAAGAAAAAACACATTACAACCTCTGCAGCTCAAGAGTTAAAAACAGGTGAGCTGCTTGTTGTAACTATAAAAAAGATCGGTATTAATGGTGAAGGTGTAGGGTATTACAAACGGAAGGCGGTTTTTGTTGAAGGAGCTCTTCCCAATGAAGTAGTTAAAGCCAAAGTAGTACAAATTCAACCCAACTTTATCAGAGCAGAATTAGTAGAAATTGAGCAAGAATCAGAACATCGTGTGAAACCTCATTGTTCCATTTATGAAGAATGTGGAGGTTGTCAGCTTCAGCATTTAGACTACAAAGAACAGTTGCGTGTAAAAGAGGATATCATTCGAGAATCTTTTAATCGTTATACAGATAAAACCAAAATAAATATTCGACCTGTAATTGGAATGGACGACCCTTGGGGTTATAGAAATAAAGCACAGTATCAGGTAGGATTTCATAAAGGCTCTGTGCAAACTGGACTTTATTCTGCAAGATCACATAAGTTAGTTGATATCTCTGGATGTCCTATTCATCATCCAACGATCAATCACATTATTGAAAAAACCAAAAAAATAGTACAAGAGCTGCGGATTCCTATTTATGATGAAAAGAATAATAAAGGGATTTTAAAAACAATTGTTGTACGTACAGGTTTTAAATCCAATGAAAATCAACTAACTTTAGTGACAATAAAAGAACAAGTACCTAAAATGGATCAACTTATCGATTTAATTCGAGAAAATATTCCAGAAGTTTCAACGATAGCTCAAAACATTAATTCTGCAAAAACGTCCATTATTTTTGGCAAAAAAACAAATATCCTTTGGGGAAGAAGACAAATCAAAGAATCATTAGGAAATGTAAATTTCTCATTATCACCAAGAGCATTTTTCCAATTGAATCCTGAGCAAACAATTAAACTATACAACACAGTGAAAAAAGCCGTTGATATCAGAGGACATGAAAAAATTGTGGATGCTTATTGCGGCACAGGAACTATTAGTTTATGGTTAGCTCCTTATGTAAAAGAGGTTCGTGGGATTGAAGAAATTCCTGAAGCCATCAATGATGCTAAAAAAAATGCAAAGCTAAGTGGAATTGATAACGTACAATTTTATGCAGGAAAATCTGAAAACTTACTGCCTAAATGGATGAATCAAGGATTTCGCCCTGATGTGATTGTTGTTGATCCTCCTCGTGCTGGATGTGACTATAAACTACTCCAGTCAGTAGTAAGAGCTAAAACAAAAAAATTCATTTATGTTTCTTGTAACCCATCAACTTTGGCAAAAGATAGCTCATACCTATTAAGGAATGGTTACCATCTCAAATGGATTCAGCCAGTAGATATGTTTCCGAACACATCTCAAATTGAAAGTGTAGCTGTGTTTATCAAAAAATAA
- a CDS encoding NADH:flavin oxidoreductase/NADH oxidase family protein produces the protein MESLLFNEFALKNGTVIKNRLIKAAMSEALANIHFQPNEKIYKLYEAWADGGAGIVITGHVMIDRKALAEPRNIVVDNEDVLPFLETWAKRGSKNNTQLWMQLNHPGKQTFKGMADESVAPSAIPLEGDIGRFVAPPRELKHEEILDIIQRFGYSAKLAQKAGFTGVQIHAAHGYLISQFLSPRHNHRKDEWGGDIHGRMKFLIEIYREIRSQTTGAFPIAVKMNSADFMKAGFTEEESIYVAEHLEKEGVDLLEISGGSYESPQMTGRNIKESTKKREAYFLDFAEKLRQSVNIPLLVTGGFRSKEGMENALHSEATDFIGLARPFAVSPDLPNLLNQNKIQKIDIKPKQTGIRLIDDISLLETTWYAQQIERIGLGKKVRPNYPIWFSLLQAIFKNGKEVFQLQRAK, from the coding sequence ATGGAATCACTATTATTTAACGAGTTTGCATTAAAAAACGGTACAGTCATAAAAAATCGTTTAATCAAAGCTGCGATGAGTGAAGCACTTGCAAACATTCACTTTCAACCAAATGAGAAAATATACAAATTATATGAAGCCTGGGCAGATGGAGGTGCAGGGATTGTAATCACTGGTCATGTAATGATAGATCGAAAAGCCTTAGCAGAACCCAGAAATATCGTTGTAGACAATGAGGATGTTCTCCCCTTTTTAGAAACATGGGCAAAAAGAGGGTCTAAAAATAATACACAGCTTTGGATGCAATTAAATCATCCAGGTAAACAAACATTTAAAGGAATGGCGGATGAATCTGTTGCTCCTTCAGCGATCCCATTAGAAGGAGATATTGGTCGTTTTGTAGCTCCTCCAAGAGAATTAAAACATGAGGAGATATTAGACATTATTCAACGTTTTGGTTATAGCGCTAAACTTGCACAAAAAGCAGGTTTTACTGGTGTTCAAATTCATGCTGCACACGGGTATTTGATTAGTCAGTTCTTATCCCCTCGGCACAACCATCGCAAAGATGAATGGGGTGGTGATATTCATGGTAGAATGAAATTTCTAATTGAAATTTATAGAGAAATACGTAGTCAAACTACAGGTGCTTTTCCTATTGCAGTGAAAATGAATTCAGCAGATTTTATGAAAGCTGGTTTTACAGAGGAAGAATCTATCTATGTTGCTGAACATCTTGAAAAAGAAGGCGTTGATCTATTAGAAATTTCTGGAGGGTCATATGAAAGCCCTCAAATGACAGGTCGTAATATTAAGGAGAGCACTAAAAAAAGGGAAGCTTATTTTCTCGATTTTGCAGAAAAACTCCGTCAATCCGTAAATATTCCTCTACTAGTTACAGGTGGTTTTAGAAGCAAAGAAGGAATGGAAAATGCACTTCATTCTGAAGCAACTGACTTTATAGGTTTAGCCCGTCCTTTTGCAGTAAGTCCAGATCTTCCAAATTTATTAAACCAAAATAAAATACAAAAAATAGATATTAAACCTAAACAAACAGGTATTAGACTTATAGATGATATCTCTTTACTGGAAACTACATGGTATGCACAACAAATAGAAAGAATTGGATTAGGGAAAAAAGTAAGACCCAACTACCCTATCTGGTTCTCTTTGTTGCAAGCTATTTTTAAAAATGGGAAGGAAGTTTTTCAACTACAAAGAGCGAAGTGA
- a CDS encoding helix-turn-helix domain-containing protein, with product MKKKDIDTKQKIVDAAYRVLAEQGYDKTSMKQIAKEAGVAQGLINYYFESKEDLLFELFHEESCRYSEELSKLSEIPMSDNFIHEALQVPKQLVMDQPEWHRLRFELFAIGLRSKRGAQEITRSSMMDREQTINELSRLPISEELNIQGLARIITAVMDGLSLQMMVDPEFEADSAYETFAKMLEIYVSKKA from the coding sequence ATGAAAAAGAAAGACATCGATACGAAACAAAAAATAGTAGATGCTGCATATAGAGTGTTAGCAGAACAAGGATATGATAAAACCTCAATGAAGCAGATTGCCAAAGAAGCTGGGGTAGCTCAAGGGCTGATTAATTATTACTTTGAAAGTAAAGAAGACCTTTTATTTGAGTTGTTTCATGAAGAAAGTTGCAGGTATAGTGAAGAGTTATCAAAGCTTTCTGAAATTCCTATGTCTGATAACTTTATTCATGAAGCGTTACAGGTTCCTAAACAATTAGTGATGGATCAACCAGAGTGGCATCGTCTAAGATTTGAGCTATTTGCGATTGGTCTTCGTTCAAAAAGAGGAGCTCAAGAAATAACTCGAAGTTCAATGATGGATCGCGAGCAGACGATAAATGAACTATCTAGACTCCCAATCAGTGAAGAACTAAACATACAAGGACTAGCAAGAATTATTACCGCTGTGATGGATGGATTATCATTGCAAATGATGGTTGATCCAGAATTCGAGGCTGATTCAGCTTATGAGACTTTTGCTAAAATGCTTGAGATATATGTATCAAAAAAAGCATAA